One stretch of Fictibacillus sp. b24 DNA includes these proteins:
- a CDS encoding CheR family methyltransferase — protein MKDFIWNNDDSQEMNITETIEMDLLLEGLYRVSGFDFRQYMRSSIHRRVHNRMQIEQIPTITGVLEKVLHDSSFMTKLLNDLSINVTEMFRNPEFFKAFREKVVPQLRDLPEIRIWHAGCATGEEVYSMAILIEEEGLSHKTKLYATDMNEPVLNKARSGILPLSKMKTYTKNYMAAGGTQAFSEYYTTDGHFAYLNPSLLKQISFAQHNLVTDHSFNEFHVILCRNVLIYFTAALQNQVHELFYDSLSPNGFLGLGDKESIQFADCADKYADFADQVKIYRKK, from the coding sequence ATGAAAGATTTCATTTGGAACAACGATGACAGTCAGGAAATGAATATTACGGAAACGATTGAGATGGATTTGTTGCTAGAAGGGTTGTACCGCGTATCTGGTTTTGATTTTCGCCAGTATATGCGGTCCTCGATCCATCGGCGCGTTCATAATCGCATGCAGATCGAGCAGATCCCAACAATAACAGGCGTATTGGAAAAAGTGTTGCATGATTCGTCTTTTATGACGAAGCTGCTTAATGATTTATCCATTAACGTTACTGAGATGTTCCGCAACCCAGAGTTCTTTAAAGCGTTCCGCGAAAAGGTGGTTCCTCAGTTGCGGGATCTGCCTGAGATTCGCATCTGGCACGCAGGATGCGCAACTGGGGAAGAAGTGTATTCGATGGCCATTCTCATTGAAGAAGAAGGCCTGAGCCATAAGACGAAATTATACGCGACCGATATGAACGAACCTGTGCTGAACAAGGCGCGTTCAGGCATTCTGCCACTTAGTAAAATGAAAACGTACACCAAGAATTATATGGCGGCTGGAGGTACGCAAGCCTTTTCTGAGTACTACACAACGGACGGTCACTTCGCTTATCTGAACCCGTCGTTATTAAAGCAGATCAGCTTTGCTCAGCATAATCTCGTGACAGATCATTCTTTTAACGAGTTTCATGTGATTCTTTGCCGCAACGTACTGATTTACTTTACCGCGGCTCTGCAAAACCAAGTACATGAGCTGTTTTATGACAGCCTTAGCCCTAATGGGTTCCTTGGCCTTGGCGATAAGGAATCGATTCAGTTTGCGGACTGTGCAGATAAATATGCTGATTTTGCAGACCAAGTGAAGATTTATCGTAAAAAATAG
- a CDS encoding ATP-binding protein: protein MNNFRFGIRQKIITGYIVIIICLIAAILAVTNQLDTMKSERNFIIEHDFAVRDLTNQIEKDLLTMETNKRAYIITGDESYLQLFNDARSQWAKDYNDLNELLSDNPNQKKNIAAINENIKEWIIVAGDPPIKMKQRNDTAGITAFFKQDPGKSKTEQVLQQFDSFRAKEKEITQQRADHLNEQNQYLEIGLFSLLAFVIVASIALAWMISGSIIKTISAVVATIRAMTTGGNLSSRIHVKSNDEIRDLGDATNELLSSFEERDWLQRSVTEVVSKNQGVSSLENLAEIFLSATAQITESSYGAFYIKEGKEENIRFVKKGAFADSAGDVGRASFKLGQGLIGQCALEKRVQVINKIDVDYTLISSGLGETKPRSILIAPIVHEDEIVAVIELASLTEYTEQHIAFIEKVLETFGLTINRVVDRIEIARLLSESQAMTEELQAQSEELQTQSEELQMQSEELQMINEQLESRSQDAEEKSKALEVAKKELEEKASQLETGSKYKSEFLANMSHELRTPLNSILILSEMLAENSNKSLSDEELEFAKVIHSSGQDLLNLINDILDLSKVEAGKLEIMLSEVNLSEFPSNLERNFTHIADQKGLNFTINVAPDVPTILQTDEKRFQQIVKNLLSNAFKFTEKGSVSVSVKKVQTDVIYNGVDYWLEVSIKDTGIGIPKEKHELIFQAFQQGDGATIRKYGGTGLGLSISSEFAKLLGGRLQLQSEEGKGSTFKLLIPSISDETVSVQTFLGASAEVATALEQSSQTSLVAEAPITAKIVTAEPEAEQPSIAVDEENVFYGKTVLITDDDNRNIFALKMALEQKGMNILIANNGMECLDVLDANKKIDLILMDIMMPEMDGYETMQRIRGTGEYSDLPIIALTAKAMKNDREKCLEAGASDYISKPLKLEQLFSVMHVWMTK, encoded by the coding sequence ATGAATAATTTTAGATTCGGGATTCGCCAGAAAATTATTACTGGCTACATTGTCATCATTATTTGTTTGATTGCGGCTATTCTTGCGGTGACCAATCAACTGGACACGATGAAAAGTGAAAGGAACTTTATCATTGAGCACGATTTTGCGGTAAGGGATCTGACCAATCAGATTGAAAAAGATCTTTTAACGATGGAAACAAACAAACGAGCGTATATCATTACAGGAGATGAAAGTTATCTCCAGCTCTTTAATGATGCGCGATCTCAATGGGCGAAAGACTACAACGACTTAAACGAATTGCTTTCTGATAATCCAAATCAGAAAAAAAACATCGCTGCTATTAATGAAAACATTAAGGAATGGATTATAGTAGCGGGTGATCCGCCGATTAAAATGAAGCAGCGAAACGATACGGCGGGAATCACTGCATTTTTCAAACAAGATCCTGGAAAATCAAAGACAGAACAAGTTTTGCAACAGTTTGATTCTTTTCGTGCTAAAGAAAAAGAGATTACCCAGCAGCGAGCAGACCATCTAAATGAACAGAACCAATATCTTGAGATCGGTCTTTTTAGCTTGCTTGCATTTGTTATTGTCGCATCAATCGCTCTTGCATGGATGATTTCAGGTTCTATTATCAAAACAATCAGTGCGGTAGTGGCAACAATTCGCGCGATGACGACAGGCGGAAATCTGAGCAGCCGTATTCATGTGAAGTCGAACGATGAGATCAGAGACTTGGGAGACGCAACGAACGAGCTTCTGAGTTCTTTTGAAGAACGAGATTGGCTGCAAAGAAGTGTGACAGAAGTTGTCAGCAAGAACCAAGGGGTGTCATCTCTTGAAAACTTAGCGGAGATCTTCCTTTCTGCGACCGCACAGATTACGGAATCCTCTTATGGCGCTTTTTATATTAAAGAAGGCAAAGAAGAGAACATTCGATTCGTTAAAAAAGGAGCTTTCGCGGATTCTGCAGGCGATGTTGGCCGTGCCAGCTTCAAGCTTGGACAAGGCCTCATCGGACAATGTGCATTGGAAAAACGAGTTCAAGTGATTAACAAGATCGACGTCGATTACACGCTGATTTCCTCTGGACTCGGAGAAACGAAACCGAGAAGCATCCTAATCGCGCCGATTGTTCATGAAGACGAAATCGTCGCGGTAATTGAACTAGCGAGTCTCACTGAATACACAGAGCAGCACATTGCTTTTATTGAAAAAGTATTAGAAACGTTCGGTCTGACGATCAATCGAGTGGTCGACCGAATTGAAATTGCAAGATTGTTATCTGAATCTCAAGCGATGACGGAAGAACTTCAAGCGCAATCCGAAGAACTGCAAACACAATCGGAAGAGCTGCAGATGCAATCCGAAGAACTGCAGATGATCAACGAACAGCTGGAATCCCGTTCACAAGACGCTGAAGAAAAATCAAAGGCTCTTGAGGTTGCGAAGAAAGAGCTGGAAGAGAAGGCATCACAGCTGGAAACCGGCTCGAAGTACAAATCGGAGTTCCTGGCTAACATGTCTCATGAGCTGCGCACACCACTGAACAGCATCCTGATCTTGTCAGAGATGCTTGCTGAAAACAGCAATAAATCACTTTCAGATGAAGAACTAGAGTTTGCAAAAGTGATTCATTCATCAGGTCAGGATCTGTTGAATCTCATCAACGACATTTTAGACCTTTCAAAAGTTGAAGCAGGAAAACTGGAGATCATGCTGAGTGAAGTGAATCTGAGTGAGTTCCCATCCAATCTGGAGAGAAACTTTACGCATATCGCCGATCAAAAGGGCCTCAATTTTACGATAAACGTGGCACCAGACGTACCGACCATTCTGCAGACAGACGAAAAACGATTCCAGCAGATTGTGAAAAATCTGTTATCGAATGCGTTTAAGTTTACGGAAAAAGGTTCAGTTTCAGTCAGCGTGAAAAAAGTGCAGACAGACGTAATTTATAACGGTGTTGATTATTGGCTGGAAGTCTCGATTAAAGACACTGGAATCGGCATCCCGAAAGAGAAGCATGAGCTGATTTTCCAAGCGTTCCAGCAAGGGGACGGTGCGACAATCCGCAAATACGGCGGGACGGGTCTTGGACTATCGATCAGCAGTGAGTTTGCGAAGCTTTTAGGCGGCAGACTTCAACTTCAAAGTGAAGAAGGAAAAGGAAGTACGTTTAAACTGCTGATTCCGAGTATTTCGGATGAAACCGTTTCGGTTCAAACGTTCCTAGGTGCGTCAGCGGAAGTGGCAACAGCACTCGAGCAATCCAGCCAAACTAGCCTTGTTGCAGAAGCACCAATCACTGCAAAGATTGTGACTGCTGAACCTGAAGCAGAGCAACCATCAATCGCGGTTGATGAAGAGAACGTATTTTATGGTAAAACGGTGCTGATCACAGATGACGATAACCGAAATATTTTTGCACTAAAAATGGCTCTTGAACAAAAAGGGATGAACATCCTGATCGCGAACAACGGGATGGAGTGCCTTGATGTATTAGATGCTAACAAAAAGATCGACCTCATTCTGATGGATATTATGATGCCTGAGATGGATGGGTATGAAACGATGCAGCGCATACGCGGAACGGGTGAGTATAGTGACCTTCCGATTATCGCGTTGACGGCAAAAGCGATGAAGAACGACCGTGAAAAGTGTCTTGAAGCAGGGGCGTCAGATTATATCAGCAAGCCATTGAAACTCGAGCAGCTCTTTTCTGTAATGCATGTTTGGATGACAAAGTGA